GTGATGGCGCTCGACGACGTGGGGGCCGTGGAAGGCTGGCGCCGTTTCTTGCCCATGCTGGGCGCAGACAAGGGCGGCTACGCGGTGTACGTCATCATGAAGGTCATCCTGGCGGTGGGTGCCGCGCTGGTCTTCGGTATCGCGCAGTTGATCGTCACCCTCATCCTGCTGGTGCCCATCGGCCTGGTGGCCGCGGCAGCCATCTTCGCTGGCAAAGCCGCCGGGCTGACCTGGAACGCCGGTACCATTGCGCTGGCCATCGTGGTGGGAATGATCCTGCTGGTTCTTTTGATCTGGTTGTGGGCGCTGATCTCCGTGCCTGCGGTGTTCTTCTTCCAATCCTGGACGCTGCGCTTCTTTGGCGCCCGCTACGCGCGGCTGGGCGCGCGGATGGGTCCGGTCCCGCCGCCCATCCCCATCGTGCCTGAGGCCGGCGCTTAGCCGTTCACCGCCGCGCGCGGTTCTTGATCCAGATAGGCGTCCCGGCGAACCCGAAGGCCCGCCGGATCTGATTCTCCAGGAATCGTTGATAGGAGAAGTGCAACTTCACCGCCCTGTCGGTGAACAGGATGAAGGTCGGTGGCGAGGTAGCCGCCTGGGTCATGTAGTAGATCTTCACCTTTTTGGCGGCCGGCACTCCCGCGCGCTCGAAGTCCACGGTCTTCAGGAACCGGTTGATTTCGCCGGTGGAGACGCGCTTCCTGCGCTCCGCCGCCACTTCCTCCACGGTAGCGAAGACTTTCTCCACCCCGCGTCCCTCGAGCGCGGAGATGAAGAGCACGGGCGCGTAGGACAGGAACTTCAGCTTGTAGCGCAGGCGCTGCTCGTACTCTCTCGGCGTTACCGCCCTGGAGGCGCGGCCGGCTTCGGCCCCGGCTTTCACCTGGTCCCACTTGTTCACTACGACGATGACCGAGCGCCCGCTTTCATGGGCGTAGCCGGCGATATTGGCATCCAGCGCGGTCACACCTTCGAGGGCGTCGATCATGAGCAGGGCCACGTCCGCCGCTTCCAGGTGTTTGCGCGCCATCACCACCGACAGCTTCTCCGCCATGAGCTTCGTCTTGCCCTTGCGTCGGATACCCGCCGTGTCGATGAAGCGGTAGCGATGCCCGTCGCGCTCCACCATTTCGTCCACCGCGTCACGCGTGGTGCCGGGGATTTCTGAAACGATGGCGCGGGAAACTCCCGCGAGCCGGTTCAGTAGTGTGGACTTGCCTACGTTCGGCCGCCCGATGATCGCCACCTTGATCTCACTCGGCTCGGCAGGCTCGACCTCTTCGGCTTTCTCTTCGCCGAGTCCTTCCCTCGCTGGAGCCGGGATCCTTCCGAGGACTGCATCCAGCAGTTCAGCCACGCCCGTGCCGTGCTCCGCCGAAACCGGAAACGCTTCGCGGATGCCCAGCCGCCGAAAGTCCTCGACCTGGGCTTCGAGCCTCGGCGTGTCGATTTTGTTCACTGCCAGGAACAAGGGCTTGCCGGTGCGCAGCAGTAGGCGGGCCAACTCGATGTCCGGCGCGGCCAGTTCGGTGCGCCCATCCACCACCAGGACTACCGCCGCGCTCTCTTCCAGGGCAACCTTGGCTTGTCGGAAGATCTCGGCCGGGATGAGCTCTTTCTCGTGCGGGATGATGCCGCCGGTGTCCACCACGCGCAGCCTGCGTCCTGTCCACTCGGTCTCTCCGTAGATGCGGTCGCGGGTGATGCCGGGCTCGTCGCCCACGATGGCCCGCCGCTTCCCCAGGATGCGATTGAAGAGCGTGGACTTGCCCACGTTGGGCCGACCCACGATGGCGATGGTTGGGATGTGGTTTGTCATTGCGAGCGCGGCCCGCGGCTATTATAGAGACGCCCGCCGTGACCACTGCCACGCAGCCTTCGCTGTACGCCTTCTTCGGCCCCGGAGGCCTGCTCGCCAAGACGCATCCCGCCTACGAATTCCGCCGCGGGCAACTGGAGATGGCGCAGGCGGTCGAGCAGGCGCTGGCGGAAAAGCGGCACCTCATCGTCGAAGCCGGCACCGGCACGGGCAAGACGCTGGCCTATCTGCTGCCCGTCATCCGCTGCGGCAAGCGCGTCGTCATCTCCACCGGCACCAAGACCCTGCAGGAACAGCTCTTCTACAAGGACGTTCCGTTCCTGGAGCGTGAAGCCGGACTGGGCAAGCTGCGCGTCTGCTACATGAAAGGGCGGAACAACTACCTCTGCCGGCAGAAGCTCTACGATCTGACCGACCGCCCGGTGCTCACCGGCCTCGAGCAGGTGGAGCACTATCAGCTCATCGCCGCCTGGGAGAAGACGACCGAAACCGGCGACCGTGCCGAGCTGGCGGCGTTGCCGGAAGCCAGCCCTCTGTGGCCGCGCCTCGACGCTCGCGCCGAAGCCTGCACCGGCCAGAAATGCCCGCAGTTCGACCGTTGTTTCATCACGGAGATGCATCGCCGCGCCGCCGAGAGCGACATCATCATCGTGAACCATCATCTGTTCTTCGCCGATCTCGCCATCCGCCAGATTCCCGATCGCGCCCGCGACGTCGGCATCCTGCCGGAATTCGCGGCCGTCATCTTCGACGAGGCTCATGAACTGGAGGACGTAGCCTCCAGCTACTTCGGTGTGACGGTCAGCGACCTCCGCTTCGCTGACCTGGTACGCGACATCGAAGGCACCACCAAGCTCAAGCAGGCCTTCACGCCAGACGTCAAGGCGGCCGCCCAGAGCGTGCGCGATCGCGCGCAATTCTTCTTCGCCCTGCTGCCGCCGGGCGAAGGGCGTTTCGCCTTCGAGAACCGTCGCGAGTTCCTGGAAGAGAACGGCGACGACTACCTGGCCCTGCTCAACGCCCTGGGCGGGTTGGCCTCGACGCTCGAGGCGCTGCCCGAGCGGCCGGAAGAGATCGTCCGGCTGGCGAGGCGGGCGCAGGAGCTGCGCGTACAGACCAGCTTCCTGCTGGAATCGCCCGACCGCAACACGGTTTTTTGGATCGACCGGCGAAGCCGAAGCGAAGAACGAAGAGGCAGGGCCGACGAGAAGCGCGCCCGCGGCCCACGAGAATCGGCCACCCACGTCTTCCTGCAGGCCACGCCCATCGACGTCTCCCAGATTCTGCGCGAGTGCTTGTGGGAAGACCTTGAGACCAGCGTGCTCACCTCGGCCACGCTGGCCGTGAGCGGCAACTTCCAGTACATCCGCCGGCGGCTGGGGCTCGACCACGCGCGTGAGTCGGTCGTACCCTCGCACTTCGACTACGCCGGCCAGGCGCTGCTCTACATCCCTCCGGGTCTGCCCGACCCGCGGGTGCCGCAGTTCGCGCCGCGCGCCGCTGAGCTCATCCGCCGCACGCTTGAGATCACCCAGGGCCGCGCCTTTTGCCTGTTCACCAGCTACGCTCAGATGCGCGACCTTTATCAGCGCCTGCAAGACCAGCTCGATTTCCCGCTGTTCCTGCAGGGCACGGCGCCCAAGAACGCGCTGCTGGAAGAATTCCGCCAGACCCCGGGGGCGGTGTTGTTCGCCACCTCCAGCTTCTGGCAGGGCGTGGACGTGCAGGGCGAGCAGCTCAGTTGCGTCATCATCGACCGCCTGCCGTTCGCCGTGCCGGGCGACCCGGTGGTGGCCGCGCGCATCCGCGCCATCGACGAGGAGGGTGGCAACGCCTTCCTCGACTACCAGGTGCCTTCCGCCGTCATCACCCTCAAACAGGGCTTCGGCCGCCTGATCCGTTCGCTCGACGATCGCGGCCTGCTGGTGCTGCTGGATAATCGCGTGCTGCGCCAGCG
This DNA window, taken from Terriglobales bacterium, encodes the following:
- the der gene encoding ribosome biogenesis GTPase Der: MTNHIPTIAIVGRPNVGKSTLFNRILGKRRAIVGDEPGITRDRIYGETEWTGRRLRVVDTGGIIPHEKELIPAEIFRQAKVALEESAAVVLVVDGRTELAAPDIELARLLLRTGKPLFLAVNKIDTPRLEAQVEDFRRLGIREAFPVSAEHGTGVAELLDAVLGRIPAPAREGLGEEKAEEVEPAEPSEIKVAIIGRPNVGKSTLLNRLAGVSRAIVSEIPGTTRDAVDEMVERDGHRYRFIDTAGIRRKGKTKLMAEKLSVVMARKHLEAADVALLMIDALEGVTALDANIAGYAHESGRSVIVVVNKWDQVKAGAEAGRASRAVTPREYEQRLRYKLKFLSYAPVLFISALEGRGVEKVFATVEEVAAERRKRVSTGEINRFLKTVDFERAGVPAAKKVKIYYMTQAATSPPTFILFTDRAVKLHFSYQRFLENQIRRAFGFAGTPIWIKNRARR
- a CDS encoding ATP-dependent DNA helicase; this translates as MTTATQPSLYAFFGPGGLLAKTHPAYEFRRGQLEMAQAVEQALAEKRHLIVEAGTGTGKTLAYLLPVIRCGKRVVISTGTKTLQEQLFYKDVPFLEREAGLGKLRVCYMKGRNNYLCRQKLYDLTDRPVLTGLEQVEHYQLIAAWEKTTETGDRAELAALPEASPLWPRLDARAEACTGQKCPQFDRCFITEMHRRAAESDIIIVNHHLFFADLAIRQIPDRARDVGILPEFAAVIFDEAHELEDVASSYFGVTVSDLRFADLVRDIEGTTKLKQAFTPDVKAAAQSVRDRAQFFFALLPPGEGRFAFENRREFLEENGDDYLALLNALGGLASTLEALPERPEEIVRLARRAQELRVQTSFLLESPDRNTVFWIDRRSRSEERRGRADEKRARGPRESATHVFLQATPIDVSQILRECLWEDLETSVLTSATLAVSGNFQYIRRRLGLDHARESVVPSHFDYAGQALLYIPPGLPDPRVPQFAPRAAELIRRTLEITQGRAFCLFTSYAQMRDLYQRLQDQLDFPLFLQGTAPKNALLEEFRQTPGAVLFATSSFWQGVDVQGEQLSCVIIDRLPFAVPGDPVVAARIRAIDEEGGNAFLDYQVPSAVITLKQGFGRLIRSLDDRGLLVLLDNRVLRQRYGTVFLESLPPYRRTTEFADVEAFFQQPAK